In Carya illinoinensis cultivar Pawnee chromosome 6, C.illinoinensisPawnee_v1, whole genome shotgun sequence, a single genomic region encodes these proteins:
- the LOC122312954 gene encoding mitotic spindle checkpoint protein MAD2-like produces MASRTVAKDIITLRGSAAIVSEFFGYAANSILYNRGVYPEESFAKVKKYGLPMLLTQDEGVKSFIASLTAQLSEWLESGKLQRIVLVIMSKATNEVLERWNFSIETDGEVVEKGVSREKSDKEIMREIQAIMRQIASSITYLPCLDEPCVFDVLAYTDKDVAIPFTWIESDPKLIANPQMVKLHSFDTKIHKVDTLVSYKNDEWDEQ; encoded by the exons ATGGCTTCAAGAACAGTCGCTAAAGATATAATCACCCTTCGAGGTTCAGCGGCAATTGTCAGCGAGTTCTTTG GGTATGCTGCAAACAG TATTCTGTACAATCGCGGAGTATACCCGGAAGAAAGTTTTGCAAAGGTGAAAAAATATGGGCTTCCAATGTTGCTTACTCAGGATGAGGGTGTCAAATCCTTCATTGCCAGCTTAACCGCTCAGCTTTCTG AATGGCTGGAATCTGGAAAGTTACAGAGAATTGTTCTTGTAATAATGAGTAAGGCCACCAATGAGGTCCTAGAAAGGTGGAACTTTAGCATTGAAACCGACGGCGAGGTTGTCGAGAAGGG GGTCTCAAGAGAGAAGAGTGACAAGGAAATCATGAGGGAGATACAGGCTATTATGCGCCAGATTGCTTCAAGCATTACCTACTTGCCATGCCTTGACGAACCTT gtgtgtttgatgtgttggcATACACCGATAAAGATGTTGCAATTCCCTTCACTTGGATTGAGAGCGACCCCAAACTTATAGCTAATCCACAAATGGTAAAATTGCATTCCTTTGATACAAAG ATTCACAAGGTTGACACTCTTGTTTCGTACAAGAACGATGAATGGGACGAGCAGTAG
- the LOC122313990 gene encoding trihelix transcription factor GT-1-like isoform X2, which produces MYLSEKPRPIDFYKEEGARDMIIEVVTNDDLPPHHHQPHPHPHHQQMILGDSSGGDEDHEVEVEVKAPKKRAETWVQDETRSLITMRREMDGLFNISKSNKHLWEQISSKMREKGFDRSPTMCTDKWRNLLKEFKKAKHQNRGSGSAKMSYYKEIEEILRERSKNAQYKSPTPPKVDAFMQFSDKGIEDASISFGPVEATGRPTLNLERRLDHDGHPLAITTADAVGASGVPPWSWREAPGNGGESQSYCGRVISVKWGDYTRRIGIDGTTDAIKEAIKCAFRLRTRRAFWLEDEDQIVRTLDRDMPLGNYTLHLDEGLAIKVCLYDESDHIPVHTEEKIFYSEDDYHNFLSHRGWSSLREFDGYRNIDNMDDLRPGAIYRGMS; this is translated from the exons ATGTACTTGTCCGAGAAGCCCCGTCCCATCGATTTCTACAAAGAGGAAGGCGCCCGCGACATGATTATCGAGGTCGTCACTAATGATGACCtgccacctcaccaccaccagCCTCACCCTCACCCCCACCACCAGCAGATGATCCTCGGCGATAGCAGCGGTGGCGACGAGGACCATGAGGTCGAGGTCGAGGTCAAGGCCCCCAAGAAGCGCGCCGAGACCTGGGTCCAGGACGAAACACGTAGCTTAATCACTATGCGCCGTGAGATGGACGGCTTGTTTAACATCTCCAAGTCGAACAAGCATTTGTGGGAGCAGATTTCCTCGAAGATGAGGGAAAAGGGGTTCGATCGCTCTCCGACGATGTGCACAGACAAGTGGAGGAACTTGCTCAAGGAATTCAAGAAGGCTAAGCACCAGAATCGGGGAAGTGGGTCAGCCAAGATGTCGTATTACAAGGAAATTGAGGAGATTTTGAGGGAGAGAAGTAAGAATGCGCAGTACAAGAGCCCCACGCCGCCTAAAGTTGATGCCTTTATGCAGTTCTCGGATAAAG GTATTGAGGATGCTAGCATTTCTTTTGGACCTGTGGAAG CTACTGGAAGGCCGACACTCAATCTTGAGAGACGTTTAGACCATGATGGACATCCTCTTGCCATTACCACAGCTGATGCAGTTGGAGCAAGTGGAGTTCCTCCTTGGAGTTGGAGAGAGGCTCCTGGAAATG GTGGGGAAAGTCAGTCATATTGTGGAAGGGTCATATCAGTCAAGTGGGGGGATTACACTAGAAGGATTGGCATTGATGGCACTACAGATGCCATCAAGGAGGCAATTAAATGTGCTTTTAGGCTACGAACTAGACGTGCCTTTTGGTTGGAGGATGAGGACCAGATAGTCCGAACTCTTGACCGGGATATGCCTTTGGGAAATTATACGCTTCATCTTGATGAAG GATTGGCCATTAAAGTCTGTCTTTATGATGAGTCTGATCACATACCAGTGCATACTGAGGAGAAGATTTTTTACTCCGAAGATGATTACCATAATTTTCTGTCCCACAGAGGCTGGTCATCTCTGAGGGAGTTCGATGGGTATAGGAACATTGATAATATGGATGATCTTCGACCCGGTGCAATATACCGTGGTATGAGTTGA
- the LOC122313990 gene encoding trihelix transcription factor GT-1-like isoform X1 encodes MYLSEKPRPIDFYKEEGARDMIIEVVTNDDLPPHHHQPHPHPHHQQMILGDSSGGDEDHEVEVEVKAPKKRAETWVQDETRSLITMRREMDGLFNISKSNKHLWEQISSKMREKGFDRSPTMCTDKWRNLLKEFKKAKHQNRGSGSAKMSYYKEIEEILRERSKNAQYKSPTPPKVDAFMQFSDKGIEDASISFGPVEATGRPTLNLERRLDHDGHPLAITTADAVGASGVPPWSWREAPGNGGESQSYCGRVISVKWGDYTRRIGIDGTTDAIKEAIKCAFRLRTRRAFWLEDEDQIVRTLDRDMPLGNYTLHLDEGLFPLFGLGLSRNVELLIAGLAIKVCLYDESDHIPVHTEEKIFYSEDDYHNFLSHRGWSSLREFDGYRNIDNMDDLRPGAIYRGMS; translated from the exons ATGTACTTGTCCGAGAAGCCCCGTCCCATCGATTTCTACAAAGAGGAAGGCGCCCGCGACATGATTATCGAGGTCGTCACTAATGATGACCtgccacctcaccaccaccagCCTCACCCTCACCCCCACCACCAGCAGATGATCCTCGGCGATAGCAGCGGTGGCGACGAGGACCATGAGGTCGAGGTCGAGGTCAAGGCCCCCAAGAAGCGCGCCGAGACCTGGGTCCAGGACGAAACACGTAGCTTAATCACTATGCGCCGTGAGATGGACGGCTTGTTTAACATCTCCAAGTCGAACAAGCATTTGTGGGAGCAGATTTCCTCGAAGATGAGGGAAAAGGGGTTCGATCGCTCTCCGACGATGTGCACAGACAAGTGGAGGAACTTGCTCAAGGAATTCAAGAAGGCTAAGCACCAGAATCGGGGAAGTGGGTCAGCCAAGATGTCGTATTACAAGGAAATTGAGGAGATTTTGAGGGAGAGAAGTAAGAATGCGCAGTACAAGAGCCCCACGCCGCCTAAAGTTGATGCCTTTATGCAGTTCTCGGATAAAG GTATTGAGGATGCTAGCATTTCTTTTGGACCTGTGGAAG CTACTGGAAGGCCGACACTCAATCTTGAGAGACGTTTAGACCATGATGGACATCCTCTTGCCATTACCACAGCTGATGCAGTTGGAGCAAGTGGAGTTCCTCCTTGGAGTTGGAGAGAGGCTCCTGGAAATG GTGGGGAAAGTCAGTCATATTGTGGAAGGGTCATATCAGTCAAGTGGGGGGATTACACTAGAAGGATTGGCATTGATGGCACTACAGATGCCATCAAGGAGGCAATTAAATGTGCTTTTAGGCTACGAACTAGACGTGCCTTTTGGTTGGAGGATGAGGACCAGATAGTCCGAACTCTTGACCGGGATATGCCTTTGGGAAATTATACGCTTCATCTTGATGAAG gtctttttcccctttttggTTTGGGGCTAAGCAGAAATGTCGAACTCCTAATTGCAGGATTGGCCATTAAAGTCTGTCTTTATGATGAGTCTGATCACATACCAGTGCATACTGAGGAGAAGATTTTTTACTCCGAAGATGATTACCATAATTTTCTGTCCCACAGAGGCTGGTCATCTCTGAGGGAGTTCGATGGGTATAGGAACATTGATAATATGGATGATCTTCGACCCGGTGCAATATACCGTGGTATGAGTTGA
- the LOC122313990 gene encoding trihelix transcription factor GT-1-like isoform X3: protein MYLSEKPRPIDFYKEEGARDMIIEVVTNDDLPPHHHQPHPHPHHQQMILGDSSGGDEDHEVEVEVKAPKKRAETWVQDETRSLITMRREMDGLFNISKSNKHLWEQISSKMREKGFDRSPTMCTDKWRNLLKEFKKAKHQNRGSGSAKMSYYKEIEEILRERSKNAQYKSPTPPKVDAFMQFSDKGIEDASISFGPVEATGRPTLNLERRLDHDGHPLAITTADAVGASGVPPWSWREAPGNGGESQSYCGRVISVKWGDYTRRIGIDGTTDAIKEAIKCAFRLRTRRAFWLEDEDQIVRTLDRDMPLGNYTLHLDEEMSNS from the exons ATGTACTTGTCCGAGAAGCCCCGTCCCATCGATTTCTACAAAGAGGAAGGCGCCCGCGACATGATTATCGAGGTCGTCACTAATGATGACCtgccacctcaccaccaccagCCTCACCCTCACCCCCACCACCAGCAGATGATCCTCGGCGATAGCAGCGGTGGCGACGAGGACCATGAGGTCGAGGTCGAGGTCAAGGCCCCCAAGAAGCGCGCCGAGACCTGGGTCCAGGACGAAACACGTAGCTTAATCACTATGCGCCGTGAGATGGACGGCTTGTTTAACATCTCCAAGTCGAACAAGCATTTGTGGGAGCAGATTTCCTCGAAGATGAGGGAAAAGGGGTTCGATCGCTCTCCGACGATGTGCACAGACAAGTGGAGGAACTTGCTCAAGGAATTCAAGAAGGCTAAGCACCAGAATCGGGGAAGTGGGTCAGCCAAGATGTCGTATTACAAGGAAATTGAGGAGATTTTGAGGGAGAGAAGTAAGAATGCGCAGTACAAGAGCCCCACGCCGCCTAAAGTTGATGCCTTTATGCAGTTCTCGGATAAAG GTATTGAGGATGCTAGCATTTCTTTTGGACCTGTGGAAG CTACTGGAAGGCCGACACTCAATCTTGAGAGACGTTTAGACCATGATGGACATCCTCTTGCCATTACCACAGCTGATGCAGTTGGAGCAAGTGGAGTTCCTCCTTGGAGTTGGAGAGAGGCTCCTGGAAATG GTGGGGAAAGTCAGTCATATTGTGGAAGGGTCATATCAGTCAAGTGGGGGGATTACACTAGAAGGATTGGCATTGATGGCACTACAGATGCCATCAAGGAGGCAATTAAATGTGCTTTTAGGCTACGAACTAGACGTGCCTTTTGGTTGGAGGATGAGGACCAGATAGTCCGAACTCTTGACCGGGATATGCCTTTGGGAAATTATACGCTTCATCTTGATGAAG AAATGTCGAACTCCTAA